One window from the genome of Spiractinospora alimapuensis encodes:
- a CDS encoding inositol monophosphatase family protein: MGTRYRGEQLTKGRTVAEVDPDELMTLALEAAGEAAELTARGQRDVHVLGTKSTPTDVVTDMDRAAERLLRDRLLSARPDDSVLGEEEGDSRGGSGVRWILDPIDGTVNYLYGRQDWAVSVAAEVEGQVVAGVVHAPIRGEVYRATVGGGAFRGTEPLRARPAPPLQRALLATGFGYAAHRRAHQAEVLRSVLPRVRDIRRAGASTLDVCGVAVGEIDGYYERGLNHWDWAASTLIAQEAGITVGGLRGRGPNEDLTIAAPGALFDDLCSVLEPLAADSDG; the protein is encoded by the coding sequence GGGACGAACTGTGGCCGAGGTGGATCCGGACGAGCTGATGACGCTGGCCTTGGAGGCGGCGGGCGAGGCCGCGGAACTGACGGCGCGGGGACAACGCGACGTTCACGTCCTGGGGACGAAGTCGACGCCGACCGACGTGGTGACGGACATGGACCGCGCCGCCGAGCGATTGCTGCGGGACCGGTTGCTGTCGGCCCGCCCCGACGACTCCGTCCTGGGCGAGGAGGAGGGGGACTCGCGGGGCGGCAGCGGCGTGCGCTGGATCCTGGACCCCATCGACGGCACCGTGAACTATCTGTACGGACGCCAGGACTGGGCGGTCAGCGTCGCCGCTGAGGTGGAGGGACAGGTGGTCGCCGGCGTAGTGCACGCGCCGATTCGTGGTGAGGTCTATCGGGCCACCGTCGGCGGCGGAGCGTTCCGAGGCACCGAGCCCCTCCGGGCGCGTCCGGCCCCGCCGCTGCAACGCGCTTTGCTCGCCACCGGCTTTGGCTACGCCGCCCATCGGCGGGCGCACCAGGCCGAGGTCCTTCGTTCGGTGCTGCCACGGGTCCGTGACATTCGTCGGGCCGGCGCGTCGACTCTGGACGTCTGTGGTGTGGCGGTCGGCGAGATCGACGGCTACTACGAACGCGGTCTGAACCACTGGGACTGGGCGGCCTCGACCCTCATCGCCCAGGAGGCCGGGATCACCGTGGGGGGTCTGCGCGGCCGGGGACCCAACGAGGACCTGACCATCGCGGCGCCGGGCGCGCTGTTCGACGACCTCTGCTCGGTGCTGGAGCCGCTGGCGGCGGATTCCGACGGCTGA